A window from Azoarcus sp. DD4 encodes these proteins:
- a CDS encoding DNA-deoxyinosine glycosylase encodes MVSAAGPEVRSFAPVWREDARVLVLGSMPGVASLSAAQYYAHPRNAFWTIMGEFFGAGPALPYPARLERLLDARIALWDVIASCRRPGSLDSAIAPESVVANDLPGLIAACPALEYIFFNGSTAADAFRRHFGARLATAGDRPTLKLQRLPSTSPAHAGRNLADKLAAWTILRQAAERDATLQAAVGAA; translated from the coding sequence CTGGTGAGCGCCGCCGGCCCCGAGGTGCGCAGCTTCGCGCCGGTGTGGCGCGAGGACGCGCGCGTGCTGGTGCTCGGCAGCATGCCGGGCGTGGCCTCGCTGAGCGCCGCGCAGTACTACGCGCATCCGCGCAACGCCTTCTGGACCATCATGGGCGAATTCTTCGGCGCCGGCCCGGCCCTGCCCTACCCGGCGCGGCTGGAACGCCTGCTCGATGCCCGTATCGCTCTGTGGGACGTCATTGCCAGCTGCCGCCGCCCCGGCAGCCTGGACAGCGCGATCGCCCCCGAAAGCGTGGTCGCCAACGACCTCCCCGGGCTGATCGCGGCCTGCCCCGCGCTCGAATACATTTTCTTCAACGGCAGCACGGCGGCGGACGCATTCCGGCGCCACTTCGGCGCGCGACTCGCCACCGCCGGCGACCGGCCTACACTGAAACTGCAGCGCCTGCCGTCCACCAGCCCCGCTCACGCCGGCCGCAATCTGGCCGACAAGCTTGCCGCATGGACTATCCTGCGCCAGGCCGCGGAGCGCGACGCCACACTGCAGGCGGCGGTCGGCGCAGCCTGA
- a CDS encoding phenylacetate--CoA ligase family protein → MKIPSNHPALLASEHLFSVQPFSFVKGLVSAGIAYPIAERYEERKVTVKLRELRHHYRLPFQERLTLVRDALVDTLRFAGAQVPYYRDLFAQTGFNPESVAKDVRYLNDLPYLTKEIMREQGERMYSRPLAGLRHHMCKTGGSTGLSCHIAYDQTAADYSAAVTLYARERAGNYKWRSELHFACRFPDMVDPGWPVREDFKCFAMNRSNIFFDRLDDIGLAEIWETLKRRKPYMVHAHPSTIYALACYIERQYGSAKTFDVFESSGELLEPYQREQIARALRCRVVDRYGLAELGVMAYELDGAEKGLQVLDSEGWPESRELDNGEHELVLTGFRNRLMPLIRYATGDLARVEQREDGFYLTDIVGRIHDIVYLSGIAYPTHTIQDMLDHRVGGIQEFQIDVRGEKPVLRIVPEPHADPAQIAAKIEGYWPGALTVEFVGHDAFVRVGHRAKFRHVVTA, encoded by the coding sequence ATGAAGATTCCTTCCAATCATCCCGCCCTGCTGGCGTCCGAACATCTGTTTTCCGTTCAGCCTTTCAGTTTCGTCAAGGGGCTGGTCAGTGCTGGCATCGCCTATCCCATAGCCGAGCGCTACGAAGAGCGTAAGGTCACCGTCAAGCTACGTGAACTGCGCCACCACTATCGCCTGCCCTTCCAGGAGCGCCTGACGCTGGTCCGGGATGCACTTGTAGACACTTTGCGCTTTGCCGGTGCGCAGGTGCCGTATTACCGCGATCTCTTTGCGCAGACGGGGTTCAATCCTGAGTCGGTGGCGAAGGATGTCCGCTACCTGAACGATCTGCCTTACCTCACCAAGGAAATCATGCGTGAGCAGGGCGAGCGCATGTATTCCCGCCCGCTGGCAGGTCTGCGTCATCACATGTGCAAGACTGGTGGCTCCACCGGCCTTTCCTGTCACATCGCCTACGATCAGACGGCTGCCGACTATTCTGCGGCGGTCACGCTGTATGCACGCGAGCGGGCAGGTAACTACAAATGGCGCTCCGAGCTGCATTTCGCCTGCCGCTTTCCCGACATGGTTGATCCGGGCTGGCCCGTCCGTGAAGACTTCAAATGCTTCGCGATGAACCGCAGCAATATCTTCTTCGATCGTCTGGACGACATCGGCCTGGCCGAAATATGGGAGACGCTGAAGCGCCGCAAACCCTACATGGTGCATGCGCACCCTTCCACGATCTACGCGCTGGCTTGCTACATCGAGCGGCAATACGGCAGCGCGAAGACGTTCGACGTTTTCGAGTCCAGCGGTGAATTGCTGGAGCCCTATCAGCGAGAGCAAATCGCTCGCGCCCTACGCTGTCGCGTGGTCGATCGCTATGGTCTGGCCGAACTGGGCGTGATGGCCTATGAACTGGATGGTGCCGAGAAAGGCTTGCAGGTGCTGGATTCCGAAGGCTGGCCCGAGAGTCGTGAGCTGGACAATGGCGAGCACGAGTTGGTGCTCACCGGTTTCCGCAATCGCCTCATGCCGCTCATTCGTTACGCCACGGGGGATCTGGCGCGTGTGGAACAACGCGAGGATGGCTTCTACCTCACCGACATCGTCGGCCGCATTCACGACATCGTCTACCTCTCCGGCATTGCGTATCCCACCCACACCATCCAGGACATGCTGGACCATCGCGTGGGCGGCATTCAGGAATTCCAGATCGACGTGCGGGGAGAAAAGCCCGTGCTGCGCATCGTGCCCGAGCCACATGCCGATCCGGCGCAGATCGCCGCGAAGATCGAGGGCTACTGGCCTGGTGCGCTCACCGTGGAATTCGTCGGTCATGACGCCTTCGTGCGCGTTGGCCATCGTGCCAAGTTCCGGCATGTGGTGACGGCATGA
- a CDS encoding TIGR00730 family Rossman fold protein, with protein sequence MTAKEKLPRSVPGSAPRFNARESWRIFGIMAEFVEATERLNAIRPAVSIFGSARIPPDHMYYMLTEKISRLLSDAGFSVISGGGPGIMEAANKGAYFGKSPSIGLNIQLPMEQQANPYQDISQTFQHFFARKFMFVKFATAYVVMPGGFGTLDELLEAMTLIQTGKSRKIPIILVHGPFWKGLLDWFRDRLVAERMINPEDLELVQVIDKPEDVVEAIFKHYETRGFLPLPEEHELMLNL encoded by the coding sequence ATGACCGCGAAAGAAAAACTCCCCCGCAGCGTGCCCGGCAGCGCGCCACGCTTCAATGCGCGCGAGTCCTGGCGGATTTTTGGAATTATGGCAGAGTTCGTCGAGGCGACCGAACGCCTCAATGCCATCCGCCCCGCCGTCTCCATCTTCGGCAGCGCGCGCATTCCGCCCGACCACATGTACTACATGCTGACGGAGAAGATCTCGCGCCTGCTGTCGGACGCCGGTTTTTCGGTAATCTCCGGCGGCGGCCCCGGCATCATGGAGGCTGCCAACAAGGGGGCCTATTTCGGCAAGAGCCCCTCGATCGGCCTCAACATCCAGTTGCCCATGGAGCAGCAGGCCAACCCCTACCAGGACATCTCGCAGACCTTCCAGCACTTCTTCGCGCGCAAGTTCATGTTCGTGAAGTTCGCCACCGCCTACGTCGTGATGCCCGGCGGCTTCGGCACCCTGGATGAGCTGCTCGAAGCGATGACGCTGATCCAGACCGGCAAGAGCCGCAAGATCCCCATCATCCTGGTCCATGGCCCGTTCTGGAAGGGGCTGCTCGACTGGTTCCGCGACCGCCTGGTGGCCGAGCGCATGATCAACCCCGAGGACCTCGAACTCGTGCAGGTGATCGACAAGCCGGAAGACGTGGTCGAAGCCATTTTCAAACATTACGAAACCCGCGGCTTCCTGCCGCTGCCGGAAGAACACGAACTGATGCTCAACCTCTGA
- a CDS encoding ABC transporter permease, translating into MNSTTLDLQTAESVDASWRGHTGRTDILVGLSAYHVWLALGWHDIRQRYRRSVLGPFWFTLTTLIMVGVLGFLYSELLQQDISDYLPYLGVGLVVWQFISTAANEGCMTMISAASTIKQIRMPLSTHVCRMVWRNFIILLHSLPVVVLLMLAFGHSLTAKMLLLVPGLFLLLLNAVWAGIVFGILCARFRDVAPIIGNIFQVGFFLTPVMWRASDLKERAWIADFNPFNHLIDIVRSPILGSELSISSWGWSIGMLVCGFLLAQYLMIRFRERVAYWV; encoded by the coding sequence ATGAATTCGACCACCCTAGATCTACAAACTGCTGAATCCGTGGATGCGTCCTGGCGTGGGCATACCGGGCGCACGGATATCCTGGTCGGCCTGAGCGCGTACCATGTCTGGCTGGCCCTGGGCTGGCACGACATACGTCAGCGTTACAGACGGTCTGTGCTTGGACCATTCTGGTTTACGCTCACCACCCTGATCATGGTGGGCGTGCTGGGGTTCCTGTACTCGGAACTGCTCCAGCAAGACATATCGGATTATCTGCCGTACCTGGGCGTCGGCCTTGTTGTCTGGCAGTTCATCAGTACAGCCGCAAATGAAGGCTGCATGACGATGATCAGCGCCGCATCCACCATAAAACAGATACGCATGCCGCTCAGCACGCATGTCTGCCGGATGGTGTGGCGGAATTTCATCATTCTCCTGCACAGCCTTCCGGTCGTTGTCCTGTTGATGCTCGCATTCGGACATTCCTTGACGGCAAAGATGCTTCTGCTTGTGCCGGGCCTGTTCTTGTTGCTGTTGAACGCCGTATGGGCCGGCATCGTGTTCGGCATTCTCTGTGCCCGTTTTCGCGATGTAGCTCCAATCATCGGGAATATTTTTCAGGTCGGCTTCTTTCTTACTCCTGTCATGTGGCGGGCATCGGATCTCAAAGAGCGTGCCTGGATTGCCGATTTCAATCCGTTCAACCACCTGATCGACATCGTGCGTTCGCCAATACTCGGAAGCGAATTGTCCATTTCGTCCTGGGGATGGTCGATCGGAATGCTCGTCTGCGGTTTTCTCTTGGCGCAATATTTGATGATCCGTTTCCGCGAACGTGTCGCATACTGGGTGTGA
- a CDS encoding DUF2782 domain-containing protein: MRRTLIALLMAAALPAFAQQPPKLEPIPEPPPPPPGMTDTDEPQVTIVKRGEDTVSEYRIRGKLYMVKVTPPHGVPYYLIDRNGDGRMVRDDAPALSVPMWVIKSW; encoded by the coding sequence ATGCGTCGCACCCTGATCGCCCTGCTGATGGCCGCCGCGCTGCCGGCTTTCGCCCAGCAACCGCCCAAGCTCGAACCGATCCCCGAACCGCCCCCGCCGCCGCCGGGCATGACCGACACCGACGAGCCGCAGGTCACCATCGTCAAGCGCGGCGAGGACACCGTGAGCGAATACCGCATCCGCGGCAAGCTCTACATGGTCAAGGTGACGCCGCCGCACGGCGTGCCCTACTACCTGATCGACAGGAACGGCGATGGCCGGATGGTGCGCGACGACGCACCCGCACTGTCCGTCCCGATGTGGGTGATCAAGAGCTGGTGA
- a CDS encoding polysaccharide deacetylase codes for MIHVFAARPDAEAAGLVVAALRRSVSHGLVTPAAPAGFPEASIAVCIHPDELRGEQLWRWLHEQPRKLILFGRLPSSLRVPFDVKAVEWPASTGSWARSAPAPAGGCAESAGRIVYRPKASAFAAAGWERALERFDFADEWNNLAYGAIRADGGLWALAEPLQAPDDCGLADLVIEGEARLSYCAMFEAGASSVLWFNRPVGPIDSFEWRLVERFLSNWRSDTQPCCPVISEIPWGHDSAITMRLDCDEDITSAAPLWGAYRQMNVPLSLAIHSSNLHDDTHYAFLREFSGAGGALLSHTATHAPNWGGSYEAALAEGRESRARIMAAAGVSVAYGVSPFHQSPPYALAGLCDADYRGCIGGIIRNDPEFLLARGGELAGLPRGFIGHSQQTMLHGDCMLAEGDPLRIFKAAYDRAFETRTLFGYLDHPFSARYQYGWSDEGQRIDAHVRLIQHIRARATRPLFMDEIQAMDFLRSRAAIKLAEDVAGLVCHAADAPEGLAFGVEFRNALQPLACGARLA; via the coding sequence ATGATCCACGTTTTCGCTGCCCGGCCGGATGCAGAAGCGGCGGGTCTCGTCGTCGCCGCGCTCCGCCGCTCCGTCAGCCACGGGCTGGTTACCCCGGCAGCGCCTGCCGGTTTTCCCGAGGCCTCGATAGCTGTCTGCATTCACCCGGACGAACTGCGAGGCGAACAACTGTGGCGCTGGCTGCACGAGCAGCCTCGCAAATTGATCCTGTTCGGCCGCCTTCCGTCCTCCCTGCGCGTGCCGTTCGATGTCAAAGCCGTCGAATGGCCTGCGTCGACCGGGAGTTGGGCGCGTAGTGCGCCGGCGCCGGCTGGCGGCTGCGCCGAGAGCGCAGGGCGCATCGTCTATCGTCCGAAGGCTTCGGCTTTCGCTGCTGCGGGCTGGGAGCGGGCGCTGGAGCGTTTCGACTTCGCCGACGAATGGAACAACCTGGCCTATGGCGCGATTCGTGCGGATGGCGGCCTTTGGGCGCTGGCCGAGCCTCTGCAGGCTCCGGATGATTGCGGATTGGCCGACCTGGTCATCGAGGGCGAGGCCCGCCTGAGCTACTGCGCAATGTTCGAAGCGGGAGCATCCTCGGTACTGTGGTTCAACCGCCCGGTTGGCCCGATCGATTCTTTCGAATGGCGCCTGGTGGAACGTTTCCTGAGCAACTGGCGCAGCGATACGCAACCCTGTTGCCCGGTGATCAGCGAGATCCCCTGGGGACACGATTCCGCCATCACGATGCGTCTCGATTGCGACGAGGACATCACATCTGCCGCGCCCTTGTGGGGCGCCTATCGCCAGATGAATGTGCCGCTGTCGCTGGCCATCCATAGCAGCAATCTGCACGACGATACGCATTACGCCTTCCTGCGCGAGTTCAGTGGAGCGGGGGGAGCCTTGCTCTCCCACACCGCCACTCATGCGCCCAACTGGGGTGGCAGTTATGAGGCTGCGCTGGCTGAAGGAAGGGAGTCGCGTGCGCGGATCATGGCTGCTGCAGGGGTGTCGGTGGCCTATGGCGTTTCTCCATTCCACCAGTCTCCGCCTTATGCCCTTGCCGGCCTGTGCGATGCCGATTATCGGGGGTGCATCGGCGGCATCATCCGCAATGACCCCGAGTTTCTGCTCGCACGTGGCGGCGAACTGGCGGGTTTGCCGCGTGGTTTCATCGGCCACAGCCAGCAGACCATGTTGCATGGCGACTGCATGCTCGCCGAGGGCGATCCGTTGCGCATCTTCAAAGCGGCTTACGACCGCGCTTTCGAGACGCGCACGCTCTTCGGCTATCTCGATCATCCCTTCTCCGCACGCTATCAGTACGGCTGGTCCGACGAAGGCCAGCGTATCGACGCGCACGTGCGTTTGATACAGCACATCCGTGCCCGTGCAACCCGTCCGCTGTTCATGGATGAAATCCAGGCCATGGATTTCCTGCGCTCGCGGGCAGCAATCAAGCTTGCAGAAGACGTCGCAGGCCTGGTTTGTCACGCGGCCGATGCTCCAGAGGGCTTGGCCTTTGGCGTCGAGTTCCGGAACGCTCTCCAGCCGCTCGCCTGTGGGGCGAGGCTGGCATGA
- a CDS encoding ABC transporter ATP-binding protein: protein MDARIVSDGVCVEFPIFENSHRSLKNTVIHLTTGGRIGVNSGQHPVVRALNDISFEIGPGDRVGLVGHNGSGKTTLLRVLSGIYAPVKGRLQIQGKVASLLDVSMGLDPDATGFENIYLRGIMDGLLPAVIRSKIDEIADFTGLGDYLNLPVRTYSSGMQLRLAFAISTSVEADILIMDEWLSVGDAEFSQKAAARLDALVSKAAILVVASHSPELITRVCNRRIHLEHGVILSDERLIPAGVHAAAAA from the coding sequence ATGGACGCAAGAATAGTATCCGATGGTGTATGTGTCGAATTTCCGATATTTGAGAACTCTCATCGTTCGCTAAAAAACACCGTTATCCACCTGACCACCGGTGGGCGTATCGGCGTCAATTCCGGCCAGCATCCAGTGGTCAGGGCGCTCAACGACATCAGCTTCGAAATTGGTCCGGGCGATCGCGTTGGACTGGTCGGTCACAACGGATCCGGGAAGACGACACTGCTTCGAGTGCTTTCCGGCATCTATGCGCCCGTCAAGGGCAGATTGCAGATTCAGGGCAAGGTCGCCTCGTTGCTGGACGTCTCCATGGGCCTGGATCCCGACGCCACTGGCTTCGAGAACATCTACCTTCGCGGCATCATGGATGGCCTGCTGCCAGCCGTGATCCGCAGCAAGATCGACGAAATAGCCGACTTCACCGGGCTGGGGGATTACCTCAATCTTCCCGTTCGGACGTACTCCAGTGGCATGCAGTTACGCTTGGCTTTTGCGATCTCCACCAGCGTTGAGGCCGACATCCTGATCATGGATGAATGGCTCAGCGTAGGGGATGCCGAGTTCAGCCAGAAAGCTGCGGCGCGCCTTGATGCGCTGGTCAGCAAGGCCGCCATCCTGGTTGTTGCCTCCCATTCCCCCGAGCTCATCACCCGCGTGTGCAATCGCCGGATCCATCTCGAGCATGGTGTGATCCTGAGCGACGAGAGACTCATCCCCGCTGGTGTTCACGCAGCCGCTGCAGCCTGA
- the polA gene encoding DNA polymerase I, translated as MPTLLLVDGSSYLYRAFHALPDLRNSKGEPTGAIRGVLSMLRRLESDYKAEYRACVFDAKGKTFRDDWYPEYKSHRPPMPDDLRVQIEPLHEAVQAEGWPLLSVEGVEADDVIGTLTRQAVERGWEVVISTGDKDLTQLVRPGVRWVNTMNEEVLDEAGVAAKFGVPPERIIDYLALVGDTVDNVPGVEKCGPKTAVKWLTEYGTLDNLVANADKVGGKVGENLRKHLDFLPLGKRLVTVATDIELPLQLEELPAREDDKAALRALYERFEFRGWLKDLAEGAASAGEAAPAVAEVEEDDPPADPAAHRAGYQAILDWPSFDAWLAKLNAAELTAFDTETTSLDPMAAQLVGMSFSTVKGEAAYLPLAHRGADAPEQLPLAEVLARLKPWLESAAHAKVGQNLKYDAHVLLNHGIRLGGIAHDTLLESYVLESDRTHDMDSLAKRHLGLTTIPYTEVCGKGAKQIGFDEVAVDRATEYAAEDADITLRLHRKLWPQVEAAPRLAALYREIELPTMAVLLEMERTGVLIDPFLLAQHGEELGRRLMELEREAHQLAGQPFNLGSPKQLGEILFGKLGLPVVKKTATGQPSTDEDVLTQLADDYPLPKLLLEHRGLAKLKSTYADKLPRMVNPKTGRVHTNFSQATAVTGRLASTDPNLQNIPIRTAEGRRIRAAFIAPRDHLIVSADYSQIELRIMAHLSGDARLLDAFARGEDVHRATAAEVFGVEPAEVSSEQRRYAKVINFGLIYGMSAHGLARNLGIERAAAQAWIDRYFARYPGVADYMERIKAEAKDKGYVETVFGRRLHLPDIRAQQVGRRQAAERAAINAPMQGTAADLIKKAMIAAHGWLAGSGLKSRLVLQVHDELVLEVPQGELETMRAELPRLMGGVAQLAVPLLVEVGAGANWDEAH; from the coding sequence ATGCCCACCCTGCTGCTCGTCGATGGCTCCAGCTATCTTTACCGCGCCTTCCATGCCTTGCCCGACCTGCGCAATTCGAAGGGCGAGCCCACCGGGGCGATCCGCGGTGTGTTATCGATGCTACGTCGGCTGGAGAGCGACTACAAGGCGGAGTATCGCGCCTGCGTGTTCGATGCCAAGGGCAAGACCTTCCGCGACGACTGGTATCCGGAATACAAATCGCACCGCCCGCCGATGCCCGACGACCTGCGCGTGCAGATCGAACCGCTGCATGAAGCGGTGCAGGCCGAGGGCTGGCCGCTGCTGTCGGTCGAGGGCGTCGAGGCCGACGACGTCATCGGCACGCTGACCCGCCAGGCGGTCGAGCGCGGCTGGGAGGTGGTGATCTCCACCGGCGACAAGGACCTCACCCAGCTGGTGCGTCCCGGCGTGCGCTGGGTCAACACCATGAACGAAGAAGTGCTGGACGAGGCTGGCGTGGCTGCCAAGTTCGGCGTGCCGCCGGAGCGCATCATCGACTACCTGGCGCTGGTCGGCGACACCGTCGACAATGTGCCCGGCGTGGAGAAGTGCGGCCCTAAGACCGCGGTGAAGTGGCTCACCGAGTACGGCACGCTCGACAACCTCGTCGCCAATGCCGACAAGGTGGGCGGCAAGGTGGGCGAGAACCTGCGCAAGCACCTGGACTTCCTGCCGCTAGGCAAACGCCTGGTGACGGTGGCGACCGACATCGAGCTGCCGCTGCAGCTCGAAGAATTGCCGGCGCGCGAGGACGACAAGGCCGCGTTGCGCGCGCTCTACGAGCGCTTCGAGTTCCGCGGCTGGCTGAAGGACCTCGCCGAGGGAGCGGCCTCCGCCGGCGAAGCGGCACCTGCGGTGGCCGAGGTGGAGGAAGACGATCCGCCCGCCGACCCCGCCGCGCATCGCGCCGGCTATCAGGCCATCCTCGACTGGCCGAGCTTCGACGCCTGGCTGGCGAAGCTGAACGCCGCCGAACTCACCGCCTTCGACACCGAGACCACCAGCCTGGACCCGATGGCGGCGCAGCTGGTCGGCATGTCCTTTTCCACGGTGAAGGGCGAGGCTGCCTACCTGCCGCTTGCCCATCGCGGCGCCGATGCGCCCGAGCAGCTGCCGCTGGCCGAGGTGCTGGCCAGGCTCAAGCCCTGGCTGGAATCCGCCGCGCACGCCAAGGTCGGCCAGAACCTCAAGTACGACGCCCATGTGCTGCTCAACCACGGCATCCGCCTGGGCGGCATCGCCCACGATACCCTGCTCGAATCCTATGTGCTGGAGTCCGACAGGACGCACGACATGGATTCGCTCGCCAAGCGCCACCTCGGCCTGACCACGATTCCGTACACCGAGGTCTGCGGCAAGGGCGCCAAGCAGATCGGCTTCGACGAGGTGGCGGTGGATCGCGCAACCGAATACGCCGCCGAGGACGCCGACATCACCCTGCGCCTGCACCGCAAACTGTGGCCGCAGGTGGAGGCGGCGCCGAGGCTGGCCGCGCTTTACCGCGAGATCGAACTGCCGACCATGGCGGTGCTGCTGGAGATGGAGCGCACCGGCGTGCTGATCGACCCCTTCCTGCTCGCGCAGCACGGCGAGGAACTCGGCCGCCGCCTGATGGAACTGGAGCGCGAGGCGCATCAACTGGCCGGCCAGCCCTTCAACCTCGGTTCGCCCAAGCAGCTCGGCGAGATCCTGTTCGGCAAGCTCGGGCTGCCGGTGGTGAAGAAGACCGCCACCGGTCAGCCCTCCACCGACGAGGACGTGCTCACCCAGCTCGCCGACGACTACCCGCTGCCCAAGCTGCTGCTGGAGCACCGCGGCCTCGCCAAGCTCAAGAGCACCTACGCCGACAAGCTGCCGCGCATGGTCAATCCGAAGACCGGCCGGGTGCACACCAACTTCTCGCAGGCCACCGCCGTCACCGGCCGGCTGGCAAGCACCGATCCCAATCTGCAGAACATCCCGATCCGCACTGCCGAGGGCCGCCGCATCCGCGCCGCCTTCATTGCCCCGCGCGACCACCTCATCGTCTCGGCCGACTACTCGCAGATCGAGTTGCGCATCATGGCCCACCTGTCGGGCGACGCCCGCTTGCTCGACGCCTTCGCCCGCGGCGAGGATGTGCACCGCGCCACCGCCGCCGAGGTGTTCGGCGTCGAGCCGGCGGAGGTCAGCAGCGAGCAGCGCCGCTACGCCAAGGTGATCAACTTCGGCCTGATCTACGGCATGAGCGCCCACGGCCTGGCCAGGAACCTCGGCATCGAGCGCGCCGCCGCGCAGGCCTGGATAGACCGCTACTTCGCCCGCTACCCCGGCGTGGCCGACTACATGGAGCGCATCAAGGCCGAGGCCAAGGACAAGGGCTACGTCGAAACGGTGTTCGGCCGCCGGCTGCACCTGCCGGACATCCGCGCCCAGCAGGTGGGGCGTCGCCAGGCCGCCGAGCGCGCCGCGATCAACGCGCCGATGCAGGGCACCGCGGCCGACCTGATCAAGAAGGCGATGATCGCGGCGCATGGCTGGCTGGCGGGCTCGGGCTTGAAGTCGCGGCTGGTGCTGCAGGTGCACGACGAATTGGTGCTGGAAGTGCCGCAGGGCGAGCTGGAGACGATGCGTGCGGAGCTGCCGCGGCTGATGGGCGGGGTCGCACAACTGGCGGTGCCGCTGCTGGTGGAGGTGGGCGCGGGGGCTAACTGGGACGAAGCACATTGA
- a CDS encoding mannose-1-phosphate guanylyltransferase/mannose-6-phosphate isomerase, protein MLLPVILSGGSGTRLWPLSRDKHPKQLLALTGQLTMLQETVRRLDGFASASTACGPALIVANVEHRFMVAEQLRATGVDGARIILEPCGRNTAPALTLAALVAARKEADPILLVMPADHVVDDRAAFHAAVAVGLAAARAGAIVTFGIVPTRPETGYGYIRTGAQREDGALALSAFVEKPDAERAQHYVASGAYLWNSGLFMMRASVWLKALGVLNPAMAAACVAACAAAADETDFIRIDADAFASCPSDSIDYAVMEKLVGDAGLGVDGVVVPMSAGWSDVGAWDALWDVMEKDDAGNATRGDAILEDCCDSLLYGGDRLVAGVGLNNVIVVETADAVLVADKSRTQDVKKIVNRLKAEGRSLADTHRKVVRPWGWYDSIDFGERFQVKRIVVNPGAKLSLQMHHHRAEHWIVVKGTAEVTNGDKVLLLSENESTYIPLGHVHRLANPGRVPLEIIEVQSGSYLGEDDIVRFEDTYGRAPN, encoded by the coding sequence ATGCTGCTTCCCGTCATCCTTTCGGGCGGCTCAGGCACCCGTCTGTGGCCGCTTTCCCGCGACAAGCACCCCAAGCAGCTCCTGGCGTTGACTGGTCAGCTCACCATGTTGCAGGAAACCGTCCGGCGTCTGGACGGCTTCGCCAGCGCAAGCACGGCTTGTGGCCCCGCCCTGATCGTCGCCAATGTGGAGCACCGTTTCATGGTGGCGGAACAGTTGCGTGCAACGGGCGTGGACGGCGCGCGGATCATTCTCGAACCCTGCGGGCGCAACACCGCGCCCGCACTGACACTGGCCGCGCTTGTCGCCGCGCGCAAGGAGGCAGATCCGATTCTCCTGGTCATGCCGGCCGATCACGTGGTCGATGATCGTGCAGCCTTTCACGCTGCGGTGGCGGTTGGTCTGGCAGCCGCCCGTGCCGGTGCGATCGTGACTTTCGGCATCGTGCCGACCCGCCCGGAGACAGGTTACGGCTATATCCGGACCGGCGCTCAGCGCGAGGACGGTGCCCTCGCGCTGAGCGCATTCGTCGAAAAACCCGACGCAGAGCGCGCGCAGCACTACGTGGCTTCCGGCGCGTATCTCTGGAACAGCGGCCTCTTCATGATGCGCGCGAGCGTCTGGCTAAAGGCGCTGGGCGTGCTCAATCCCGCGATGGCCGCAGCGTGTGTCGCGGCGTGCGCAGCCGCCGCGGACGAGACCGACTTCATCCGTATCGATGCCGACGCGTTTGCCAGCTGCCCGTCCGACTCCATCGACTATGCGGTCATGGAAAAGCTCGTCGGCGATGCCGGCCTCGGCGTCGATGGGGTCGTGGTGCCGATGTCTGCGGGCTGGTCCGACGTCGGGGCGTGGGATGCGCTCTGGGATGTCATGGAGAAGGACGATGCCGGCAATGCCACGCGCGGCGACGCCATCCTCGAAGACTGCTGCGACAGCCTGCTGTACGGCGGCGACAGGCTCGTCGCGGGCGTCGGGCTCAACAACGTCATCGTCGTCGAAACGGCGGATGCGGTGCTGGTTGCGGACAAATCGCGCACGCAGGATGTGAAGAAGATCGTTAACCGGCTGAAGGCCGAGGGGCGCTCGCTGGCCGACACACATCGCAAGGTCGTGCGTCCTTGGGGTTGGTACGACTCCATCGACTTCGGCGAACGCTTCCAGGTGAAGCGCATCGTCGTCAATCCCGGCGCCAAACTCAGCCTGCAAATGCATCACCATCGCGCGGAGCACTGGATCGTCGTCAAGGGCACGGCGGAAGTCACCAATGGCGACAAAGTGTTACTGCTGTCCGAGAACGAATCGACCTACATTCCGCTGGGTCACGTTCATCGACTGGCCAATCCGGGCAGGGTGCCGCTCGAGATCATCGAGGTGCAGTCGGGGAGTTATCTCGGGGAGGACGACATTGTCCGCTTCGAAGACACATACGGACGCGCCCCAAACTGA